The genomic stretch CATATTTatgatataatttaaaactGTCCCATGTATTGGATTAGATGGTTCATCTTTCTATTTATCATATATTCTTCAAGTAGAGACGTGGAAACAAAACCTGGAATTTCGGCATCACATggtaaaattattatttccagcACAAATCACCAGTACGACCATAGTCAATTATCTTCAACCTCAAATGGAGTAAATGGAAGAACATTCATTCATGATAAAGGTTTAAATACCCAACCAAGGATTGAGCCTCCAATTTCTCCTAAGTTGTTGTGTCCAAAGGGTTACGATTTGGTTGATGAGAgttgttttttttctcataTTATTCCTGCAAACATTGAGTGTCCGGAGGGGTTTGAAGTACTTAAAACAGACCTTAGTGTAGAATGTATACACAAAACCTTAGTATCTGCGCAATTCAATTGCAAGAATGGAACTCCtccaaaaatattggaTAATAACGCATATTGTCCAACAGAAATAACCGAGAGCCCATCAATAAATTGTCCTTCAGGTACTTTTCagaaagaaaatcaatGCATTGTTATTGAATCAAAACCTCCAACTTTGAAATGTTTGGATGGTTTTTCTTTGGATAACAATTCTAATTGCAAACAAGTCATTGAATTAAAGCCTTTACTAAACTGCCCTCCAGATACAGTATTAGAACAAACAACGATGACGTGCGTTACAAAAGTTATTGTAGAACCTTTAGAGGTGTGCCCACCTGGAGCAGTCCCAGTCAAATCCAGGGATCTTTCAGACATTAAAGGGTTACTGAACAGGATAGCAATAAATAACGataataaattcagaaGTTTGCAAGAAATCCCCACATTGGGATCTCTTgataaatacaaaaataatttatcttcAGTCGAagataatataaataattctcaAAAAGATAGAAgttcttttaattattttaatgaaCAGAAGTATAACAATAACAAGTTAGgaaataaagattttaataacgaaaataaaattattaaccCTGGATCAGGTAATATTAATGGCCAAATTAAATTGCCATCTAATACCTcagataaaaataaaacaaataattcgGATTCTGTTTCAAATGTACGAGAACAGTTTTATGAAAATGAGAGGCCTATTGGGGTAAATCTTGGTCAGATTGATACATTTTATCAGGCACTGTATGATTCAAGTAGAGACTTGAAAAATAATGGtggaataattaatgaatcaTTAATTGGAGATGAAATAGTATGTTTAGTGCTTCAGTTTACAAACCCGAAGGTAGAGTGTCCTCCAGGACTTAGTCTTGGTGAAGATGGAATTTGCGTTCATTCAGATATATTCACACCTAAAAAAACTTGTGAAGGCGGAATCGAGCCTGATAGTGATAATATGTGCGTAGTAGAAAAGTTACTTCCCGCAGAGGTTGAATGCCCAAAAGATTTTACCTTAGAAATTATAACAGGTATGTGCataaaaagagaaatagAAGAACTTATTTGTCCGGAAGgaacaatattaaatagatCCTCACTGAAATGCGAATCTGATCCCAAATGCCCCGAAGGATTTACTTTGAATAACTCAACTATCAGTTGCGAATATGAGAAATCAGTACCTCCTCATCAGAAGTGTCCTGAAGGGACTGAATATGAAGA from Cryptosporidium parvum Iowa II chromosome 8, whole genome shotgun sequence encodes the following:
- a CDS encoding oocyst wall protein 4 (CpCOWP4) codes for the protein MYWIRWFIFLFIIYSSSRDVETKPGISASHGKIIISSTNHQYDHSQLSSTSNGVNGRTFIHDKGLNTQPRIEPPISPKLLCPKGYDLVDESCFFSHIIPANIECPEGFEVLKTDLSVECIHKTLVSAQFNCKNGTPPKILDNNAYCPTEITESPSINCPSGTFQKENQCIVIESKPPTLKCLDGFSLDNNSNCKQVIELKPLLNCPPDTVLEQTTMTCVTKVIVEPLEVCPPGAVPVKSRDLSDIKGLLNRIAINNDNKFRSLQEIPTLGSLDKYKNNLSSVEDNINNSQKDRSSFNYFNEQKYNNNKLGNKDFNNENKIINPGSGNINGQIKLPSNTSDKNKTNNSDSVSNVREQFYENERPIGVNLGQIDTFYQALYDSSRDLKNNGGIINESLIGDEIVCLVLQFTNPKVECPPGLSLGEDGICVHSDIFTPKKTCEGGIEPDSDNMCVVEKLLPAEVECPKDFTLEIITGMCIKREIEELICPEGTILNRSSLKCESDPKCPEGFTLNNSTISCEYEKSVPPHQKCPEGTEYEESSSSCKVKDAQLPLIMCPEGYEQRGDDCILDKRIPASYYCPPDYYQTNKNDCVKWYQDYLLQCPPFLDLKDEIFAYRTDLIPPPAAGRGPVLPYVEFGRRLQKISYENFSQFSEQRNIDQTKNIKNRNGVVNLKNTNSMNSRKQYDDLSSSTPIVIRSSKTRGMVCFGWGKRYKMIVNCPEGTILLNEKCIETKLTSPQFFCTKGYTFNELDSTCIYEEKVNPNIECPAYMNLTFASTGSPICIGSRREPAEVNCPEGFEWLSETLNCQSQEFSQPRITCIKGYSIVKESTGTFCKRTDSIKPTPSCPPEYRYDDLNKICIYEVKLHEVRERDENLRNSITNIRTNLNL